attcttgtttttttatccCAATGTTTAAGACACATGTAATAATTAACTTTTCCCATAACATTTAAGGTTGTTATGACTTTTTCCTGATacaactaatgtaaatattacttatCAATGACCCGCGGAAAGACCCGCTGGTATTTGTTATTTGGACTCGTTTATTTTGTCCGCATTTCACGTAATATGGAGCTCGTTTGAGATGGCAAAAAGACATTTTACACTACAAATTCTTTAATCCAGGCGAAAACAATGAAATATGTCGACAAAATATCTTTTATACAGTGAGCTTACCTGAACGCCGTTACAACGTTTGGTTCCACCTGCTGCGGGCAGACGCGAGTCGCGAATGCAAGGAGTCGACTCCTAAAATGAATCGATTCGTTGAATCTTGAAGGGTTGAAACTAAACACGCACATCTGACATTATTATTGTGTTGATAATATTTACAGTGCACCTGCGTTTTAaacgtttgtttttatattttaatttattttatatatttatttttattatatatgttttatatataacttTAGTCAATTTACTACGGAGAGAGTTTAAGAAGAATGAGTCAAAAAGGAATCGCGGATTCAATTTCGACGAAATCAGAATCGATAATGTCTTAATAGATTCGCCCCTCACTGTAGGAGGTTACATAAATTATGTGTTCAGTGTTTTTAATATGTGTTTTGCTGTTAACACAAATTAGATTTGTTCTATATGATTTTAAACTCTTTAACAGGTACACTAAAATATTTTACTTCTTTTTCATAAACTGATTTGTATTAGTTATCattttatacatttgtatttatttgtttgatacaatatatatatatatatatatatatatatatatatatatatatatatatatatatatatatatatatatatatatatatatatatatatatatatatatactatggtTTGAAACTATTGTTTCAAATGGTTCTGACAGCTTTGCCTACCCCCACCCGGAGGAGTAACTGTGTAGCGCAATGTATTAAACGCGTGTATCCCACACGCGAGGGCGCTATAAATCTAAAAATGTCCAACGCAAGTTAAAAGTCAATAAAATACCTGAGTTTAAAGTCACCTTGCAAGATAATTTGATTTATAAACAAACGCgtatacaaaaaaacaacacagattAATGCAACGCTGCAGACTGAAAACATCACAAAACGTGCGTTCGTTTTCTTCCCACATCCggtttttgacatttatttccGTTCTACATAATAGTGGTACTGTTAGCAGAAAGCATGGCGTCGGGTCACATCAGCAGACTAGCAAACCTGTTTAACTCAGTCAACCCCAGTAAACATATAAAACCCTTCAGAGGTGAGCTGTCATGATAAACTCATTATCCTGAAATTATTTGTTATGTAGCCACAGTACATGTGTGTAATCAGGGTCATATGAGTAAATGACTGCTGTACTGTATAACCTACAGCACTGGGACATTATCTGACTGCATTAACGAGGGATTTTGTGCTATTTTGTTTAccgtttgtgtttgttttctgctgttttttaattttatcagGATTATTTTTGTCATCTGTCAACATATCTACTGTTGGAGGTTCATCCATTCACGACGACAGGTCAGTGTTGCACAGACactgtaaatatgaatgtgttgTGCGGGTTTATGTTCTGATTTCAGTTTGCATCTtaatttaaatgagcacaaaGAAAGGCTGACAGAGAGATGATGGAGATGATTCAGATGCATGATGGGAACGTTAATTAAACATTCTCAGAACATTTGGATTATGTTACAGCATTTTTTCGTGAAcccaaaattaattattttttatacaaattcTAATATCTTCTTTATAATaaaccttattttatttttatgtaaatttttcattcattcattttcttttcagcttagtcccttttttaaacagtggtcgccacagcggaatgaaccgccaacttatccagcatatgttttttatgtagcggatgcccttccagctgcaacccatcactgggaaacacccatacacactcattcacacactacggtcaattttagcatacccaattcacctgcaccacatgtctttggacttgtgggggaaaccagagcacccagaggaaacccacgcaaacacggggagaacatgcaacccactgcgccaccgcgtagCCCTagattttatattcataaatataaatattcaaattgCAAAACTCATTTTTGTAGCATTTATGCAAGAGATTAATTCCAGATTCACTTAAcaacaaaacactaaaaacaaatacagtttgCATGATTTGTAATATGTATAATCTATTAAATCactgttatcatttttattttacccTCATTACTCTCAATTTCTTTATCTATTATATCTATCATCAGATCAGATGTGACCTGTTGATATTTTAGTTAtctttattttgatttctgttgttgtttttctttattgGTACCAATGTAAATAATCTAATGATAACTATTGTAATTAACGGTGTTTTCCAAATATATCTTCCTGTTATACAAGAAatgatacagaaaaaaaaatattatttagttcTCACATTGGTGTAAACAATCATGATAACTAAACATTCTGATCATATGTTTTTAcactttaaataacatttaaaggccagataaacaaaaaaaactattaaacaaaACTATTAATGCTTCCAGAACTTTTATTAATAGCTTTAAGAAAAGCTTGTCAGGACATTCCAGGTATTActgttgttgtggttgtgtttTTGAGCATAAATAACACGCTGCAAAAATATGCTCGTCTTACTTggaaatatagtgttgttttttaggaataatgcattaaaattaagCGAGTTTTTCTCTTAAAACTAGCAAATTAATATGATTTCAAGCTGAAAACCAATAGATTACTTTGCTTagtccattggcagattatttagcttgttttaaggaaaaactcacttaattttttttacatatttctgaaaacaacactatatttttacttttcaataagaatttttagatatttggactagaaacaagacaaaaactcagtGAATGTGTAATGCATAAATATGCATGCATTAAAATGTGTTACTACTTTTATATAGCAATGTGGAAATCGCCGTGACATCTGATGGAAACACAATAGTATGTTTTCATCCGACAGACGACGTTCCCTATGAGCTCACGCAGGTGCTTGtgtaaatctattttattttaaacaaatcaatCTTCACGCATGTGCAGAATTATGTGAAAGTCTTCACACTGATGTTTGTGTCTTGTTTTAGCCTATCGTCAGACCAGACGCCATCAGCGGTCATGCAGAAACACATGAACAAGTGCTCAAAGACAGACTCAGCAAAGCTGTTATGACAGACAAAAAGGCTCCGACTATTGAAGAACTCAGTAAGATGTTTTACACAACCAAACACCGCTGGTACCCTGTTGGACAGTAAGTTTTCAGTCTGTACAatactaaaatataaacattttgctGTTTCAAGTGATGTGCTTATTGAATGGTTTGTGTTTTCTCTTTCTCTGACAGATTTCACAGCAGACGCAGGAAACTAAATCCACCTAAAGACCGATAGATCTGGATTTGATTGTGTATTTCTGTATTCTTGTACATGTACTGACTCAATAAACCCTTTGTTTAGCTGTTGCTGCAGAGATCTGTGTAATATCATTTGTTCATGATCAATTAAACaccattaaaaaaagcattaaatatttaaaaacatttatattttttaatttcagcCTGTAGTTTTCATGTTGCTTAAACTGATGTATTAAAATAACTactggaaataataataaagtatgttTAAgagctgttttaaaataaattaaactgctgGAACTCTACATTGAGAAAAGAAAGTATCATGAtattatattagtaataataataatatgatttcaggagaattttacatttttagaaagatttgctatttaaaaatataaacataacctAATATTTAAGGTGGTGAGCCGACAGAAGGATGGTCCCACCAGGTGTAGGAGTTCAACTATCTTGGGGtttcacaagtgagggaaggatggagcgtgagattgacagatggatcggtgcagcagtaatgcggttgatgtaccggtccattgttgtaaaggcaaagctttcgatttactggtcaatctacgttcctacactcacctatggtcatgagctttgggtacaagatctcggatacaagcggccgaaatgagtttccttcgcagagtGGCATCTATATCCTTATAGATAAggtgaggagctcagagtagagccgctgctcctccacatccagagaagtcagctgaggtggctcgggcatctgttttggatgcctcctggacgcctacctagggaggtttTCCAGGCATGTCTCACCAGGAGGAGACGTCtgagaagacccaggacacactggagagACTGTGTttctcggctggcctggaaacgcctcgggatcccccccagaggagctgaaggaagtgtctggggagagggaagtctggggttatctcctaagactgctgcccccgcgacccggccctggaaaagcggatgaaaatgagtGATTGGATGAATATTTGCTTGTGTCACTCACATTTTAATTGTCTCAGCttagcatttaaaatgaaatgtgaaGTCAGTATACTGTTTTATCTAAGTTGAGATGATTAATACCCTCTTAACCAAAGCAAGtctatttatatagatatatgtcTACATttcatcgcctcacagcaagaaggtcacccgggctgggtcagttggcatttctgtgtggagtttgcatgttctccccgtgttcgtgtgggtttcctctgggtgctccggtttcccccacagtccaaacacatgtgctataggggaattgaaaaagctaaattgaccgtagtgaatgtgtgtgtgggtttttcccagtgttgTTTTCGGCTGGATGGGCATGCACTGCATaaaatatgctagataagttggcggttcattccactgtggctgtGGGActgtcccctgattaataaaggcactaacctgaaaagaaaataaatgtctaCATTTTATACACACTAATCTATGAactttttacacaattttttaatataaaaagccttaaaaataataacagatgTAGAAGAAATAAATCATAAACTAGAAATAGCTTTATTGCAAGTAATTTATCACTACAATATGAGCttccagtacaaaaaaacagcgtAAACATAAATAGAAAAACTATAGAAATTAATAACAATAGTATTAAAAACAGAGAGGACAAATACAGTGCAATGTGCATGTggtatttaaatataaacataataattaaacataacaacattatatatagCACCGAGTAATTTGTGAATAAGATTGCAGAGCGCAGACAAAGTTAACTCGCTTTCTCCTACATTTCCCAGAAACCCCCGCTGGAGCGAATGATCACGTTTTTTACCGGAAGACTTACGCGCATGCGCTGTCAACCTCAACGCGAGGAGCAGGGAGCGGGCCACGGTGCAAACCGCATTAATAAAACGAGATGGCTGGATTGCCGCGCAGGATTATTAAGGTATAACTCCTGTAAGGTTTCTCTTATCCGATCTGTTGAAGTATTACTATAAACTGCGTAAATGATGCGTTAGAAATCAGGAAAATGGCACGTGCTGCTTCTGCTGCTGGCCCTGCAGGGAGTCTCCCCGCGCTCACTCTGTAAAACATCAACATTTCAGAACAAACCTGGAATTAAGCTTAGTATAAAGATGTGTTTTGTGTAGCAGATGTGTTTGCTTTGTAATCTAAGCCAGCAGAGGTGCATTTCTGTCAGTTGATGATGGTCTGGGTGTGTTTGAGCATCTGCAGGAGACATAAGCATGTTTACAGATGCAGGAATTACAATAAACGCCGGACAAACAAGCATGATGATGAGATACTGAGAGCCATGCATGCAGTAATCATGCAAGAGAGTGTACATGCCAACAGGGCGTGCGTTGAACTGCACTGAGAGTCAACATATGGTTATTCAATCAGTGCTTAGCTTGTGTTTGTTATCCTAATATTTCATagcgtgaattattattatgatcatatcTGATTCACACTGCAGCTAAAAACTGCCCACCAAGACCGGAAGTGACAGTATGGTTGACACTTAATATGACCATCCACAGTTCATTTTGTTTTGACGTGTCATTTGAGGCctggtttatttattattacagtaataaaATGTAATCCTTTTTTTCTATGATTGTTTGTCCATTATTTAAAgggtgagtgtgaatgtgaaatatcagctcaaaataccacacagatcaTGTTTTCTAAtgctctgaaactgaccctttaggctttgatcctgtcgctttaaattcaaatgagattgtgctccttttaaaagagggcggagctacaaatgcctgtgagTCAGCATAGTGGTACATATAAAAACAAGActgatgtcctatgctaatgagggtgagataatcactagtgggcggggctttccccctctgatgacacgtacaaagagagaatgtcagtcaaagtgtttctgcagacttgtttatgaagtgtgattatcaGCTCACCAGAAAAAGACACactaccatatatatatatagtggattgtaaataaatagattttaatatttcaaaaaaatAGGCAAACACTTTAAATCAGCTGATTTCTGTGAAACAAACTCATCTCCATGCACTGTTTTCCCTCCTGCATGTATTTGTTCAGGAGACGCAGCGCTTGTTGGCCGAGCCTGTGCCGGGAATCAAAGCAGAGCCGGATGAGGGGAACGCTCGTTATTTCCATGTGGTCATCGCTGGTCCGCAGGATTCACCATTTGAGGGCGGAACTTTCAAACTGGAGCTGTTCCTCCCGGAGGAGTATCCCATGGCGGCTCCAAAGGTCCGATTTATGACCAAAATCTACCATCCCAATGTGGACAAACTGGGCAGGATCTGTCTGGACATCCTTAAAGGTGATTAATGTGTGTTAATTTAGACCAGCTCACTCTGTAAAGCCAGATATAGATATAGAAAAGTAAAATATGGGAtctttagacagacagacagtatatcagggtgtctgcggggtcttaaaaggtattaaaaagtctttagtgctattttgcaaggtattaagtGTTATATCAGGAATATCAaaatgctgtgtagtttatgaaatcaataaaatcatgctagatttgacatcatgctgctttgtttactgcagttaccaaggcaacaccattatttcggCAGCTCTATTgtcgccaacctgctgaattagctaggtttaatagatttgtattcagtatatgagtaatgttttagttttggattaattaCCTACATTAATGTTTAGtaaatttactgtaatttaaaatcttaccagtgtttccagttgaaacctaaagtggttataaggtcttcaAATGTATggtaaaaggtattgaatttcactctctgactcctgtatatattctgtatatataaaaagttCGCACATAAGTTGGCTTTTAGTGCTAATTGTTATATTATATGGTGTAATTAAATACAACAAATGAACTAATAAATCTGTCTCTTAAGATTCAAGATGTTTTAGATGCTCTGGAAAATTCAGTCCACCGCTGAGGAACAGagaaagtaaaggttctggaaataaacatcatttaaaagcCTGAACATCATAATTGATCCTAATTTCTTTTAAATGACGTAGGACTAATGTGGACGAGGGAAGCGCTCATTATTTCCATGTGGAAATACTTTATTTAGTCCAGTGTTTTAtcttaaaatatatctaaaacaTGTCACTGTTATCTTTACATCTATAAGACAGATAAATGAAACAATAtcaaatatatagtatatattaatattaccTTTTGACAGATAGAATATGTAAGAAGTTTGCACATATGTTGACTATTAGTGCTTATGTAATATGATATTGTCAGAATGAGAAGGAAAGGCTGATTAGTTTGCTCAGTTTGGACCTCTGAATGTATTTATAGTTTctgacatttatttaatcaaaaaatattCTGATTCATGTAAATCAGTGAGTTCTTACATGAATTACACGAGTATCACTCTGTATCTACAATAATGGATTGATAAAATTTAAATGCTAGGTTTTATGATCAAAAAAACAACATGGATCTTTTCTTTAAGATTTGAGATGTTTTAGAAGCTCTAGAAGATCATTCCACCTCTGAGGAACAGtgaaagtaaaggttctggaaataaacattatttgaaagC
This region of Danio aesculapii chromosome 4, fDanAes4.1, whole genome shotgun sequence genomic DNA includes:
- the mrpl42 gene encoding 39S ribosomal protein L42, mitochondrial produces the protein MASGHISRLANLFNSVNPSKHIKPFRGLFLSSVNISTVGGSSIHDDSNVEIAVTSDGNTIVCFHPTDDVPYELTQPIVRPDAISGHAETHEQVLKDRLSKAVMTDKKAPTIEELSKMFYTTKHRWYPVGQFHSRRRKLNPPKDR
- the ube2nb gene encoding ubiquitin-conjugating enzyme E2Nb, coding for MAGLPRRIIKETQRLLAEPVPGIKAEPDEGNARYFHVVIAGPQDSPFEGGTFKLELFLPEEYPMAAPKVRFMTKIYHPNVDKLGRICLDILKDKWSPALQIRTVLLSIQALLSAPNPDDPLANDVAEQWKSNEAQAIETARTWTRLYAGNNIEV